The following proteins come from a genomic window of Tindallia californiensis:
- the ggt gene encoding gamma-glutamyltransferase, whose protein sequence is MNFSSLEYPYPSKRNLLYGQKGMVASSQPLAAQAGLDMLKKGGNAIDAAIATAACLTVVEPTSNGIGGDAFALVWAENDLHGLNASGPAPANLSLEYFEKQGLKEMPVYGTTPITVPGAPAAWAELSERFGNLSLKTVMKPAIHYAREGFPVTPATAYYWKKAYKNALKNYQGEVFKHWFDVFAPQGRAPEPGEIWKSEDHATTLEIIAATMSRDFYEGNIAKAIDEFLSKHHGKLKKEDLESYQVRWEKPISVHYRGYDVWEIPPNGQGLVALQALSILEGLELDTEENGQAVHRIIESLKLAFTDGKTYIADPDHMPTSVESLLSKEYIESRRAMISENALLPEPGMPPRGGTVYLATADGEGNMVSMIQSNYMGFGSGVVIPGTGIALHNRGHNFSLDPRHPNALAPGKRPYHTIIPGFLTKKKKPLGPFGVMGGFMQPQGHLQVITKLIDFQLNPQAALDAPRWQWLGGKKIEVEQNYPELLIQQLVEKGHEISIQRERGNFGRGQIILRNESGVLCGATEPRTDGCVAVW, encoded by the coding sequence ATGAATTTTTCTTCCTTAGAATACCCCTATCCTTCTAAAAGAAATCTTTTATATGGCCAAAAAGGCATGGTAGCTTCCTCTCAGCCCTTGGCCGCACAAGCTGGTTTGGATATGCTGAAAAAAGGAGGCAATGCTATTGACGCCGCCATTGCTACGGCTGCTTGTCTCACGGTGGTAGAACCTACTTCTAACGGTATAGGAGGAGATGCTTTTGCGCTGGTTTGGGCAGAAAATGATCTACACGGTCTCAATGCTAGCGGTCCTGCTCCGGCAAATCTTTCTTTAGAGTATTTTGAAAAGCAAGGACTTAAAGAGATGCCGGTTTATGGGACAACACCAATTACGGTTCCGGGGGCACCGGCTGCTTGGGCCGAGCTATCAGAAAGATTTGGAAATCTATCCTTGAAAACAGTCATGAAGCCAGCCATCCATTATGCCAGAGAAGGGTTTCCTGTAACACCGGCAACCGCCTATTACTGGAAAAAAGCATATAAAAATGCATTGAAAAATTACCAGGGCGAAGTTTTTAAGCACTGGTTTGATGTTTTTGCGCCACAAGGAAGAGCACCAGAACCGGGAGAAATATGGAAATCAGAAGATCATGCAACAACATTAGAGATAATTGCAGCTACGATGAGCAGGGATTTTTATGAAGGAAATATAGCAAAAGCAATTGATGAATTTCTTTCCAAGCATCATGGTAAATTAAAAAAAGAAGACCTGGAATCATATCAAGTACGCTGGGAAAAGCCAATCTCGGTTCATTACCGAGGCTATGATGTTTGGGAGATACCACCAAACGGTCAAGGGCTCGTTGCTTTACAAGCCTTATCAATACTGGAAGGACTGGAACTTGATACTGAGGAAAATGGACAGGCGGTTCATCGCATCATCGAATCACTGAAACTAGCCTTTACAGATGGAAAAACCTATATAGCAGACCCTGATCATATGCCAACATCAGTGGAATCCTTGCTTTCCAAAGAATATATCGAATCAAGAAGAGCCATGATTAGTGAAAATGCGTTACTTCCGGAACCGGGGATGCCACCAAGAGGTGGAACCGTTTATTTAGCAACGGCGGATGGTGAAGGAAATATGGTATCGATGATCCAAAGTAATTATATGGGATTTGGATCAGGAGTGGTGATTCCGGGTACAGGAATTGCACTTCATAACAGAGGTCACAATTTTTCACTGGATCCTCGACACCCTAATGCGCTAGCCCCTGGGAAAAGACCATACCATACGATTATTCCTGGATTTCTAACGAAAAAGAAAAAACCCTTAGGGCCCTTTGGTGTAATGGGTGGATTTATGCAGCCACAGGGCCATTTGCAAGTAATAACAAAGTTAATCGATTTCCAGTTAAATCCACAGGCAGCCTTAGATGCTCCGAGATGGCAGTGGTTAGGTGGCAAAAAGATTGAAGTGGAACAAAATTACCCCGAGTTATTGATACAGCAACTGGTAGAAAAAGGTCATGAGATAAGCATTCAAAGAGAACGGGGAAACTTCGGAAGAGGGCAAATCATTTTGCGTAATGAAAGTGGTGTGCTGTGCGGCGCTACAGAACCAAGAACCGATGGTTGTGTAGCTGTCTGGTAA
- a CDS encoding NUDIX domain-containing protein, with protein MRRWQPQMLFRVRSSALIINKYDEILLVFHDDSITGEKWLMPPGGGLEAGENALEALVREVKEECGITCCPKELLYVREYVSDNAKLHHMGLFFRANPLNDEETIRIGYDPELENQIIKDCRYYSYEELQRVEVPIYPEILKKQFWNDLASGFMQHQIYLGQQRDKEKK; from the coding sequence ATGAGACGCTGGCAACCACAAATGCTATTCCGGGTACGTTCTTCTGCACTTATTATCAATAAATACGATGAAATATTGCTAGTGTTTCATGATGATTCAATAACAGGAGAAAAATGGTTAATGCCACCTGGTGGTGGTTTAGAAGCAGGAGAAAATGCATTAGAAGCATTAGTGAGAGAAGTAAAGGAAGAATGTGGCATAACCTGTTGTCCGAAGGAACTATTGTATGTAAGGGAATATGTTAGTGATAATGCCAAGTTGCATCATATGGGACTGTTTTTTCGTGCAAACCCTCTTAATGATGAAGAGACCATTCGGATAGGCTATGATCCAGAACTCGAAAATCAAATTATCAAGGATTGCCGCTATTACTCTTACGAAGAGCTTCAAAGGGTGGAAGTTCCTATTTATCCTGAGATTCTTAAAAAACAATTCTGGAATGATTTGGCTAGTGGCTTTATGCAACACCAAATATATCTGGGGCAACAGCGGGACAAAGAAAAAAAGTAA
- a CDS encoding response regulator gives MKMPLNKETSKDRQLQYGSLEELQTQVSQENLLVLVVEDDPMSRIFMEKILCRLGVEVAFAKDGLEALRMYMKHEYDLIFLDIQMPVMNGYETAELIRQQEKMTGIHIPIVAVTAYALEEDREKCMSVGMDSYLSKPVSMENLLKVLVEFCLEKAGEMQ, from the coding sequence ATGAAAATGCCATTAAACAAAGAAACATCAAAAGATCGACAACTTCAGTATGGTTCCTTGGAAGAATTACAAACACAAGTTTCTCAAGAAAATCTTTTGGTACTGGTAGTGGAAGATGATCCTATGAGCCGTATTTTTATGGAAAAAATTCTTTGTAGACTGGGAGTAGAAGTTGCCTTTGCAAAAGATGGACTAGAAGCGCTAAGAATGTACATGAAGCATGAGTATGATTTGATTTTTTTAGATATTCAGATGCCAGTCATGAATGGTTATGAAACAGCAGAACTGATAAGACAGCAGGAGAAAATGACAGGCATTCATATTCCTATTGTTGCCGTAACAGCTTATGCGCTGGAAGAAGATCGGGAAAAGTGTATGAGCGTTGGAATGGATTCTTACCTCTCGAAGCCTGTCTCGATGGAAAATCTCTTGAAAGTATTGGTAGAGTTTTGTCTGGAAAAAGCAGGAGAAATGCAATGA
- a CDS encoding glutamine--tRNA ligase/YqeY domain fusion protein: protein MSNENHAPVASNFIKNIINEDLKNNKNDGRVHTRFPPEPNGYLHIGHAKSICLNFGLARDYKGLCNLRFDDTNPSKEDVEYVESIQEDVRWLGFDWEERLFYASDYFEKMYEYAVDLIKAGKAYVCDLSGDQIRETRGTLKQPGVESPYRGRSVEENLDLFHRMRAGEFPDGSRVLRAKIDMASPNMNMRDPVLYRIAKVKHHRTGNEWCIYPMYDYAHPLSDAYEGITHSICTLEFEDHRPLYDWVLKALDFDPHPQQIEFARLNLSNTVMSKRKLRELVENEVVDGWDDPRMPTICGLRRRGYTPEAIKDFCDRIGVAKSNSIVDIALLEHCVREDLKLKAPRMMGVINPLKVVITNYPEGQEEKLKAENNPENPEMGHREMIFEKEIYIERDDFMEDPPKKFFRLAPGKEVRLKYAYIIRCDEVVKDPDTGEVIELRCSYEPTSKSGSDTSGKKVKGTLHWVSKTYGVPATVRLYDHLFIEKENGDSGELQPELNPGSVKKMEKALVEPGFKEYNAGQQFQFMRHGYFVLDTEDNKGSRPLVFNRIVSLRDTWAKIQKSQK from the coding sequence ATGTCTAACGAAAACCATGCTCCTGTAGCATCTAACTTTATCAAAAATATTATCAATGAAGACCTTAAAAATAATAAAAATGACGGACGGGTACATACTCGGTTTCCGCCAGAACCTAACGGATACCTTCATATAGGTCATGCAAAATCAATTTGTTTGAACTTTGGGTTAGCCAGAGATTATAAGGGCTTATGCAATCTGCGCTTTGATGATACCAACCCTTCGAAGGAAGACGTGGAATACGTTGAATCCATTCAGGAAGATGTTCGCTGGTTAGGTTTCGACTGGGAAGAACGCTTGTTCTATGCATCAGACTACTTTGAAAAAATGTACGAATACGCAGTAGATCTTATTAAAGCAGGAAAAGCATATGTATGCGATCTTTCTGGAGATCAGATTCGTGAAACCAGAGGAACATTAAAGCAACCAGGCGTGGAAAGTCCCTATCGGGGCAGGTCTGTTGAAGAAAACTTGGACCTGTTTCACAGGATGAGAGCAGGCGAATTTCCTGACGGAAGTCGTGTGCTGAGAGCGAAAATAGATATGGCTTCTCCAAATATGAATATGAGAGATCCAGTTTTATACCGCATAGCGAAAGTGAAACACCACCGAACAGGGAATGAATGGTGCATTTATCCAATGTATGATTATGCACATCCTTTATCAGACGCCTATGAAGGGATAACTCATTCCATTTGCACACTTGAGTTTGAAGATCATAGACCGCTATATGATTGGGTCTTGAAAGCCTTGGATTTTGATCCACATCCACAACAAATTGAATTTGCCCGTTTGAATTTATCAAATACGGTTATGAGTAAAAGGAAGCTAAGAGAATTAGTTGAAAACGAAGTGGTGGATGGATGGGATGATCCCCGCATGCCAACCATATGTGGTTTGCGCCGGAGAGGCTATACGCCGGAAGCAATAAAAGATTTTTGCGACAGGATAGGCGTTGCTAAAAGCAATAGCATTGTTGATATAGCGCTTTTGGAGCATTGCGTAAGAGAAGACTTGAAGTTAAAAGCTCCCAGAATGATGGGGGTCATTAATCCTCTTAAGGTTGTGATAACAAACTATCCGGAAGGACAGGAAGAAAAGCTGAAAGCTGAGAACAATCCGGAAAATCCAGAAATGGGACACCGGGAGATGATTTTTGAAAAAGAGATCTATATTGAACGCGATGATTTTATGGAAGACCCTCCTAAAAAGTTTTTTAGGCTGGCACCGGGCAAAGAAGTTCGGTTAAAGTATGCCTATATTATTCGTTGTGATGAAGTGGTAAAAGATCCAGATACGGGAGAAGTGATAGAGCTTCGATGCAGTTATGAGCCAACATCAAAAAGCGGTAGCGATACCAGTGGTAAAAAAGTAAAAGGAACCTTGCACTGGGTTTCGAAAACCTATGGCGTGCCGGCAACAGTAAGACTCTATGATCATTTATTTATAGAAAAAGAAAATGGAGATTCTGGAGAACTACAACCAGAGTTAAATCCTGGGTCTGTGAAAAAAATGGAAAAAGCATTGGTTGAACCAGGGTTTAAGGAATACAATGCAGGTCAGCAATTCCAGTTTATGAGACATGGATATTTTGTATTGGACACGGAAGACAACAAAGGATCAAGACCATTGGTATTTAACCGAATTGTTTCACTTCGGGATACATGGGCGAAAATACAAAAATCTCAAAAATAG
- a CDS encoding CYTH and CHAD domain-containing protein — MEQFREIELKLSLINRDQTQSLLKELKSLTNKEKMVKEMLHSVYYDTKEKDLLRAGLAFRMRQEQGGWTATVKGMGSVKAGLHQRQEWNVTVKDEAPSIQIFSDIPELKKEMQKITKEEKLIPILRTSFTREKGVWEDHEGNQIEVALDIGEVKAGLEIESIHEVELELKKGKVESLFKLGKHLADRYPLTPEPTSKFLRGLNLLGFSDKEQSRKALQTPVVNMEEVSAWESFELLSRVALEKTSKALGKLLKDPKGIETLHQLRVSIRNLRSLLFLYKPLIEENQYKKINSLLRDWSRQTNELRELDVMLLNIGEWTDSLDNKKDAYPICKEVKKVLENQKENFTNMLLQGKMTPYLLEVSGTLECILDQSIEKKGKSKATAFIKKRMFQQIDGFMKEAKTVEINEKEALHRLRIKGKKLRYSLQNVMQGISLENKNEFKKVLKITKLLQDLLGTIHDSHCEMKRMREVTFGKLHSWTLMKTFGNYEGWHWKRIFQLEIALEEQWKKLRQTTI, encoded by the coding sequence TTGGAACAATTTCGGGAAATTGAATTAAAACTCAGTTTGATAAATCGGGATCAAACCCAGTCTTTGCTGAAAGAACTGAAATCATTGACAAATAAAGAAAAAATGGTAAAAGAAATGCTTCACTCTGTTTACTATGATACCAAAGAAAAAGATCTTTTAAGGGCTGGATTGGCTTTTCGTATGCGCCAGGAACAAGGTGGCTGGACCGCAACGGTCAAAGGAATGGGAAGTGTCAAAGCAGGGCTTCATCAGCGGCAAGAATGGAATGTAACCGTTAAGGATGAGGCGCCTTCTATCCAGATATTTTCTGATATCCCTGAATTGAAAAAAGAGATGCAAAAAATAACGAAAGAAGAAAAACTGATACCAATTCTAAGAACATCCTTTACTCGGGAAAAAGGAGTGTGGGAAGATCATGAAGGAAACCAGATAGAAGTGGCCCTAGATATCGGTGAAGTAAAGGCCGGTTTAGAGATTGAAAGTATTCACGAAGTGGAATTGGAGTTGAAAAAAGGAAAAGTGGAATCGCTTTTCAAGCTAGGAAAACACCTTGCTGACCGGTATCCTCTGACACCGGAACCCACCAGTAAATTTCTGAGAGGATTAAACTTACTGGGCTTTTCGGATAAAGAACAATCAAGAAAAGCCCTTCAGACACCAGTGGTGAACATGGAAGAGGTTTCCGCCTGGGAAAGCTTTGAGCTTTTGAGTCGAGTTGCCTTGGAAAAAACCTCGAAGGCATTGGGAAAACTACTAAAAGACCCAAAAGGAATAGAAACATTACATCAGTTACGGGTGAGCATTCGGAATCTAAGATCCTTACTTTTCCTATACAAACCATTGATTGAAGAAAATCAATACAAAAAAATAAATAGTCTACTGCGAGATTGGAGTCGCCAAACCAATGAATTAAGAGAGCTGGATGTAATGCTCTTGAACATTGGAGAATGGACAGATAGCTTAGACAATAAAAAAGACGCTTACCCTATCTGTAAAGAAGTAAAGAAGGTTCTTGAAAATCAAAAGGAAAATTTTACAAACATGCTTTTGCAAGGGAAAATGACACCCTATCTTTTAGAGGTATCAGGAACACTGGAATGTATTCTTGATCAATCGATTGAAAAAAAAGGAAAGAGCAAAGCCACTGCCTTTATAAAAAAAAGAATGTTTCAACAGATTGATGGCTTTATGAAAGAAGCAAAGACAGTGGAAATTAATGAGAAAGAGGCTTTACACAGACTGAGAATAAAAGGAAAAAAACTAAGGTATTCCCTTCAAAATGTGATGCAGGGTATTTCTTTAGAAAATAAAAATGAGTTTAAAAAAGTTCTTAAAATTACGAAACTACTTCAGGATCTTTTAGGAACTATTCATGATAGCCATTGTGAAATGAAGCGAATGAGGGAAGTAACCTTCGGAAAGCTCCATTCATGGACTTTAATGAAAACTTTTGGAAACTACGAAGGCTGGCATTGGAAGCGAATCTTTCAATTAGAAATAGCCTTAGAAGAACAGTGGAAGAAGTTGCGTCAAACCACTATTTAG